Proteins found in one Pseudomonas marvdashtae genomic segment:
- a CDS encoding YajQ family cyclic di-GMP-binding protein: protein MPSFDVVSELDKHEVTNAVENAVKELDRRYDLKGKGSFEFKEKDLTVNLTAEAEFQLEAMIEILKLALVKRKIDVQCLEVKDAYASGKLMKQEAVLKEGIDKELAKKIVAHIKDAKLKVQAAIQGEQVRVTGKKRDDLQEAIAALRGKEFGMPLQFNNFRD from the coding sequence ATGCCGTCATTCGACGTGGTATCCGAACTGGACAAACACGAAGTCACCAACGCCGTTGAAAACGCCGTCAAGGAACTCGACCGTCGGTATGACCTTAAGGGCAAGGGCAGTTTCGAGTTCAAGGAAAAGGACTTGACCGTCAACCTGACCGCCGAGGCCGAGTTCCAGCTCGAGGCGATGATCGAGATCCTCAAGCTGGCGCTGGTCAAGCGCAAGATCGATGTGCAATGCCTCGAGGTCAAGGACGCCTACGCCTCGGGCAAGCTGATGAAGCAGGAAGCCGTGCTCAAGGAAGGCATCGACAAGGAATTGGCGAAGAAGATCGTTGCCCACATCAAGGACGCCAAGCTCAAGGTCCAGGCCGCCATCCAGGGTGAGCAGGTGCGCGTGACCGGCAAGAAGCGTGACGACTTGCAGGAAGCCATCGCCGCGCTGCGCGGCAAAGAATTCGGCATGCCGCTACAGTTCAATAACTTCCGCGACTGA
- a CDS encoding mechanosensitive ion channel family protein, giving the protein MDLNAEVDHLVKASQAWIPMIMEYGSRVLLAVVTLAIGWWLINKLTRKLGALLALRNADLALQGFISTLANVILKILLIVSVASMIGVETTSFVAAIGAAGLAIGLALQGSLANFAGGVLILLFRPFRIGDWIEAQGVAGTVDSIQIFHTIIRTGDNKTVIVPNGNLSNGIITNTNRQPTRKVVFDVGVDYQADLQKAREVLLELAKDERVLADPAPEAVISTLGDSSITVSLRIWVKTADYWNVMFMLNEQARDRLKDAGIDIPFPQRVIRVVQEGPAQ; this is encoded by the coding sequence ATGGACTTGAACGCTGAAGTGGACCACCTGGTCAAGGCTTCCCAGGCCTGGATACCGATGATCATGGAGTACGGCAGCCGCGTGCTGCTGGCGGTCGTCACCCTGGCTATCGGCTGGTGGCTAATCAACAAGTTGACCCGCAAACTGGGCGCACTGCTGGCCTTGCGTAATGCCGACTTGGCATTGCAAGGGTTTATCAGCACGCTGGCGAACGTCATCCTCAAGATTCTACTGATCGTCAGCGTCGCGTCGATGATCGGCGTGGAAACCACCTCGTTCGTCGCGGCCATCGGTGCGGCAGGCTTGGCGATTGGCCTGGCCTTGCAGGGCAGCCTGGCGAATTTCGCCGGTGGCGTGCTGATCCTGCTGTTCCGTCCATTTCGCATCGGTGACTGGATCGAGGCCCAAGGCGTGGCCGGTACGGTCGACAGCATCCAGATCTTCCACACGATCATTCGTACCGGTGACAACAAGACCGTCATCGTGCCGAACGGCAACCTGTCCAACGGCATCATCACCAACACCAACCGCCAGCCAACCCGCAAAGTAGTATTCGACGTGGGCGTGGATTACCAGGCCGACCTGCAAAAAGCGCGGGAAGTGTTACTGGAGCTGGCCAAGGACGAGCGCGTATTGGCCGATCCTGCACCAGAAGCGGTGATTTCCACCCTGGGCGATAGCTCGATCACGGTGTCGCTGCGTATCTGGGTGAAAACGGCGGACTACTGGAACGTGATGTTCATGCTTAACGAACAGGCGCGGGACCGCTTGAAGGATGCGGGCATTGATATTCCGTTTCCGCAACGGGTTATTCGGGTTGTTCAGGAAGGGCCAGCGCAATAA
- a CDS encoding OprD family porin encodes MRVMKWSMIALAVSASTSQFAVASSQEESKGFIEDQSLTVLTRALYMNRDFKNNPSTAQSYREESGVAARAIYESGFTQGTVGVGVDGFAFGTVRIDGGTGRAGNGLFARDSDNNLEDTQSKVGGAVKFRLSDTVLKHGNQFVASPVFSTDDSRLLPEVATGTLITSKEIKGLELTAGHFNAISSQTGMGDDGLGLTSADIAGATYQFTDNFVAGVAASDIEDHYKKKYINLNYTLPINEDQSLNFDFNGYDSQDQGQKLSGDVDNRIWSLAAAYAIGAHKFTLAHQRSTGDTGYVYGTDGNGTIFLANSIQYSDFNGQDERSWQARYDLNMKTYGVPGLSFMTRYVTGDNIETGGAEGKEHEWDVETKYVVQNGPAKDLSMRVRAAFYRANSDYNAINGNDNNDLRFIFEYPLSIL; translated from the coding sequence GACCCGTGCGCTGTACATGAACCGTGATTTCAAGAACAACCCAAGCACCGCACAAAGTTATCGTGAAGAGTCTGGTGTTGCCGCTCGTGCCATTTATGAGTCGGGCTTCACTCAAGGTACTGTTGGTGTAGGTGTTGACGGCTTCGCATTTGGCACCGTTCGCATCGATGGCGGTACCGGTCGTGCCGGTAACGGTCTGTTCGCTCGTGACAGCGATAACAACCTGGAAGACACCCAATCGAAGGTTGGTGGCGCGGTTAAATTCCGTCTGTCCGACACCGTGCTGAAACACGGTAACCAGTTCGTTGCCAGCCCGGTTTTCTCCACTGACGACAGCCGTCTACTGCCAGAAGTTGCCACGGGTACGCTGATCACCAGTAAAGAAATCAAAGGCTTGGAGCTGACCGCAGGTCATTTCAACGCCATCAGCTCGCAAACTGGCATGGGCGATGACGGCCTCGGCCTGACGTCTGCCGACATTGCCGGCGCAACCTACCAGTTCACCGACAATTTCGTTGCTGGCGTAGCGGCTTCCGATATTGAAGACCACTATAAAAAGAAATACATCAACCTGAACTACACCTTGCCGATCAACGAAGATCAGTCCCTGAACTTCGACTTCAACGGTTATGACAGCCAGGACCAAGGCCAGAAGCTCAGCGGCGACGTTGACAACCGCATCTGGTCCCTCGCAGCAGCCTATGCCATCGGTGCCCACAAATTCACCCTGGCTCACCAGCGCTCCACCGGTGATACCGGCTACGTCTACGGCACTGACGGTAACGGCACTATCTTCCTCGCCAACTCCATCCAGTACTCCGACTTCAACGGTCAGGACGAGCGCTCGTGGCAGGCTCGCTACGACCTGAACATGAAGACTTATGGCGTTCCTGGCCTGAGCTTCATGACTCGCTACGTTACCGGTGACAACATCGAGACTGGCGGCGCAGAAGGTAAAGAGCACGAATGGGACGTCGAAACCAAGTACGTTGTGCAAAACGGTCCAGCCAAGGACCTGTCGATGCGCGTACGTGCTGCGTTCTACCGTGCCAACAGTGACTATAACGCCATCAACGGCAACGACAACAACGACCTGCGCTTCATCTTTGAATACCCACTGAGCATCTTGTAA